TGGAGAattaaatattcttccagatcTTCCACAATGCAAATCACGCGCATTCATAATTATTGTCGGCTTCGTTTCAATTTTCTATACTTTGTTTTTGCGATACACTCTGTATGCGAATCTGCGTGATACACTTTGTTTTATGCGAATTTGTCGAATAACGCAATTATGTCGAATAACGCAGAAGATTTGTATACACTCCGTTTTATGCAAATTTGCAGAAGATTTGCGTATTTCGACATAATCAGGCACATTCAAAAttgcgttttttgcagaagagagcagcaattccaccattgacagtcattaaaaagctttgaagctttgaattcaaatttggattttcaaaaatcattatttgtttgtattgggtgttgttgaaaataattgggaatagagtttggagtttatatctcaattttgaggggttttggtgaagattagacttggttttaaCTGAATTTctgattgaaactcgaagaagaagaagaagaagaagaagaagaagaagaagaagacatgacatacattatattatagaaattgtagaaaatttgtagataaattgtagattgttgtttatttattttgcttttattCATTTatctattgtatgaaagttgaaaagtattgtataaaaattgtatttaagtggatGATTTAGtactgttttggacaaaaatatgtaTCAAAATGTGAAACATACATTTCATGGGAATCAtgtcgagtccaaatatgtacccagtttgtagatattttgtagataaattgcagattatttgtattctgattataggtgctttattttttttcacaaataaaaaatgactaaaacttctacaaatcttctgaaaaaatgTAATTATGTCAAAAATTCCAATTACACCAGAATTGAATGGGAactgggatattaaaattcaatgtacccaatttgtagatattttatagataaattatagattatttgtattctgattgtagatgctttgttttctgttttcacaaataaaaaacgactaaacttctacaaatcttctgcaaaaaatgcaattatgtcgaaaatcccaattatgctacaattgaataggaattgggatattaaaattcaatatacCCAGTCTGTATTTATTTTGtcgataaattgtagattatttgtattatgtCGAAAATCCCGTTATGCTAGAATTTATGTGATTCTCCTATATGCTCTTGTTACTCCTTACGAAACTGCTATGCTAAATgtgaaatccaaaaaaaaaataaaaaaatgatgaaGGGCTAGATCTTCCtaagaaattttgtagataatttgtagaaacattgaaattctgtattttcatattaatttttcaaatgatgtgtagttttgttgtagattaaatgtAGAAAATAAGCCATTGtgactcttatttgactcattcctcacattcaacctattctacaaattcacgcctctttaaatacaatacaaccatactttcttgaatttaaagatatagcaatatatataacttaaaaaacatcTTCTCCTCTGCACAATTTAGCTCCAAAACTGACGAAGTGGAATAACaagctcccatcaaaacttttaacacaaaaacacaaagctcaaaaataaataaacaacagtctacaatttttctacaatttctgcaatataatgtatgtcatgtcttcttcttcttcttcttcttcttcttcttcttcttcttcttcttcttcttcttcttcttcttcttcttcttcttcttcttcttcttaaattcaaccaaaaccaagtctaatcttcaccaaaacctctcaaaattgagatataaactccaaatcatattcccaattatttataacaaaattcgaattcaaagcctTGGCTATGGAAGAAATAATGGAATTTTGATACAGAAATCGTGGGTGTGGGAGGAAAACGTGGGTGAAGGTGTGGGAattggagagagaaacgtgggagaAGTGGTATTAGAAGGAATATACGGTACCATTAAATTAGGAGTGTAATTAATACCCTTAAAAACCACTATTGGTATATAATTAGTAATtaggtatactaaatgtaattatatcaaacctTAAATATTGAGGGTAATATAATTTCCTATGGcataagaatgtaaaaattcctataATTAATAGAAATCGGCAGAGTCCAAAGATGGAAATGATCCAATACAGGCCCAAAAATGCTATTGGGTAGGCAACGAGGTCAAAACCCAAAACATAGATTTGCTAGTGTGGATAGGGGACAAAAAAtaaagggatctttacacaaatagtcagtcatattcactatttactttttctagtcatatatatagattatacataattatacatatataatcataaattatgtatatattataccTCTATCAgaatttttagtttaagtgattAGGTgtgcggctatttgggttaattctttaaaaataaaataaaatgggctTTTCGTGGCATCCAACCCATTTTCAGGAAGAATTCAAAATAAgttcattgaaaaatagctaatAATTGGAGTTCATGATGATGTTATGGATTTCAAACTTAGAAAAGGCTAATCCATGGGTAATATTCTGGACGAAATCTAGGATATTGTCATAGAGTTTTACTTTTTTTAAGTTCGAAATCCATCACACTTTCATGGATCATGTATGGATATCAAAAATCAAGATGGTATCATGGACTGCACTTATATAAGTTTTAAATTGGCATAATACATAATTGGACCTTTAAATATGGCCTTTTTTGTCACTTGAACACTTAAACATAGAGTTGTTCCTATCAGGCCCTTCAACTAAATCACATCTGCGCCAATTAGACACTTTATAGACCATCCGAGaaaaacttttataaaaattaaacgCACGTATTACAGTTGCCTCTAACACCTTAAAatattccaccttatagaattAACCCCCAAATAAATTGAAACTCATTTTCAGAAAATGGAAAACCTGACCATCAGCTCTGGCAAATTAGTGCCCTAAAAAGCTCACCGAAAATTTCCTCCGTTCAACTTCATCTCACTTCTTCTTGTTTCGATTTTACTGAAATATCACGCTATTCTCTCTATTACTCGTCTAAGTTGGTGTAGCTTACAAGTGCCGTGTAAAAAGAACAAACATGCCAAATAAGAATAGTCAAATCCATGTACActaaacttttttttaaaaaaaaataagaggaaaaatgataTGTTCACGGGaagaaaagataaataaatagtATGTAGGGTAAAAGTTAGCTTTAattgaaataatataataatacattaataatataataataataatataataatcaaCTACTTTTTTCTCATGTTCACGCGCCCTTTCCCACGCACTCAAGCATGCCATTACAAAGTGTCTAATTGACACAGATATGATTTAGTTGAAAGGCCTAATAAGAACAACTCTATGTTTaagtgtccaaatgacaaaaaAAGCCAAGTTTAAGGGTCCAGTTGTGTATTCTGCCTTTTAAATTCATGACAATCCCACGGTATTTTTGCATTAAAAATAGTTACGTTTCAACAAATTTAAAATGCtagttatttttcaaaactcgATCCGAAAATGGCTCGCACGAACAACTTTTACCATTTTGTTTTCGGGAATGAGAAGgccaaatttctaagttttagAAATTCATTGAATTTTGGACGCAAACTACGGTGGATGGATATATTTAGGATCACCATTTATACTTGGATCCCATTAAAaggatttttgagaaaataaaatttcGAAACACCAAGAATTCTGACATTACTGTAAGCACTAGAATTTTTGACCAGAAATCTTGACGCTCACCTTAAGAACCTGGCGATTGCTTGGAGCTAGCATACTAACAAATTCTTAGGCACAGGCTATTTTCGCAAGACTTTTCTTAACGAAATCTATATAGTAACACCGAAAAATCTTATTTATGCAAATTGCCCCGGGGCTAATTACAATAACATATCCAATATAATCTTTCATGGTTGGGTATGGGGAGAACAGTGTCTACGCAgacgtaaaaattgcacggggcgccttaTTTGGTCGTTCCAATTTAACCTATACTcacttttttaaaaaagttttaacttgtacttactttttaaacaacttcagctccCTTTCTACTCATTCGTCTCCTCCTTCgccgtcgtcttcttcttcttcttctttcttctgttgCTGTTGATGCTGCTGTGAAACTTCAGTTCAGGGATGATTgccataagtatgtttatcagattatttaaaaataaattataaataattacgtaagttagtaaacaataatttgtgaatatttccacgtaCGAGAAGTTTAAGGTCACACTTAGTGATTCTTTTCATGATAATTCTGTTATTTCcacgtttattgtttccaaatttatgatttagatattgttggcaatctgattatttatctagtatgttagaattttttttcaaaaacttcagcttatatagtgctgacgtttttacaaatgaactaaataatttcagcatcttctgctgaagtttttgaaaaagctttatgacaaaactaatgaatccaggacaaaaaaatttcagcttatttagtgctgaagtttttataaatgaactaatagcctgtttgaccaagcttttttttggccaaaagtgcttttttttttttttttttttgccaaaagcacttttggccaaaaattaaggtgtttggccaaacttctagaaggaaaaaaaatgcttttgaggagaagcaaaaacagttttggagaagcagaaaaaagtagcttttctccaaaagcacttttttgagaagcatttttgagaaaaatacacttagaaacagttttttaaagcttggtcaaacactaattgctgatcagaagtgcttttcaaactaattaaccaaacacaaactgtttctcaccaaaagtacttttgagaaaaacacttttgaaaaaaagcacttctcaaaataagctgatttttgcagcttggccaaacgagctataaataacttcagcatcttctgctgaaatttttgaaaaaacttaatgacaaaactaatgaatccacgACAAAAAAAGTTCAGCTTATTTATTGCAATTATaaacaaaaactttagcaaatagagaaaaaacttcagctactatgcttaagttcagcaattacaaacaaaagcttcagcaaatagagaacaaaacttcagatactatgcttaagttcagcaattacaaacaaaaacttcagcacagtTGGTTCaacaatttttgctacttcaggtcCGTTTACTAGAAtactgaagttttgcgtgattgtctttgctacttcagccacgtatgctgaagttacgcggaAAAGTGgatacgcttgcaattttttccGCAAAGCgaacacaagttaaaacgtgacccaaaaaacgGGTATAAATGCAAATGCCTACGCAGACTGCACCCCTAATTAAGGGTAAAAAAACTCGTcgaaatgacaccaggtagccacTCTTTCGGGCTGCTATTTACGAATTGGTCAGTGCGTCCTGAATTTCAGTTATTCAGTTTAAATTTTCGGGACAAAAATATCATGACTCGGCtttaagatttttaatttaaaattctagTATAAAATAAGCAATAACTAATCTCTAAAAAACATCCCAAAGAATAACTATATGTGCACTTGCCCCGAAAAGTTCAATCCCACTAATCATGTCTACATTCATCTTTACAAAACCCTCGAGATAAAATTGAATTCCACACCACACCATATGTTGGGCTCTCTCACCTATACCATTGCTAATTGCCACACGTCCACTCATCAAATCACCAACACTGTCACTTCTTTCACGTTGCTAAATTTTAGGCCTAGAGCCTTCTGCAGCAACACACTAACTACCACAGAGCGAGGGTGCAAAATGTCGACAGTGAAGATAACACCATCAGCAGCTACACTTTCAACTTCTATCAAACACTTTGCCAAAATCCAACGCCCCAAATTTATAGCCCCCAGAAGAGCTTTTACTATAATATCAATGGCCCCTCTTGAAATTTGTGTCAAACAATCACTTACTACCCCTAACAAGCTCGGCGACTGTATGTCAAAATTCCTCAATTGCTAACCCTTATTTCATTGATAATCTTTATTAGTTCTGATAATGATATTCTTGGTGTTTATTGCTTATTGCTTATTCATTTGTGGTACAGTAAAGTCACAGAAGCATTTCTTGATTATACTAAAATTTAGTGTTTTTTGGGAACATTTTGCTTTACTAAGAACAATTTTGCTACTGATAAAATGTGGGAGCTCCAAAAGTTACATTTCTTCTGTTAGAATTTTGTTTTACTGGGGCAGATATGGTACATGAAGTATTTACTGGGAACATTTTAGTTGATTaactcttgagccgagggtctatcagaaataaCCTCTCTATTATTATAAGCAGGGGTAAAGTCTACGTACATACTAACCTTCCCAGACCTCACTTATGGGATTACACTGGATttcttgttgtttttgttgttgttgttgtattttagTTGATTAACCTTCTTTGTGGACTAACTTGTTAATCATAGCTACGCATTATAGCACTAGTGGCATTAGTGAAATACAGTATTACTATAATAGTAGTATTGTTGTCATTATTATTGCTATAATTTATATACATTTAActaaattttttcatttttatttttatttgatataATGATATGAGATTGAACTAAAATGGAGAAGTgatgattcatatagccgaccctaGCTTGTTTGGGTCTGTGGCTTAGTCATAGTTGTTGTTGGCATTAGTAAAAGAACAAcattttgaattgaaattttggagtCACATTGCTTCCTTTTTCCCCCCCCTCCCATTTAGGCCCGTTTACGCAGAGGGTTTTACTGACTTTGGAGGAAAAGAACCTTCCATATGACATGAAGTATGTTGATTTGAGAAACAAGCCTGAATGGTTAGTTTTTGACATCCTTATACCCAAGTTAGTTGTTGCCACATAGGGTGATAATTTAGTACTATTATTTTCAAGTTGTGCATTTTTAAGTAACCGAAGCTCTttatataacaatttatctaggTTTTTGAAGATAAGTCCTGAAGGTAAAGTTCCACTTATAAAGCTTGATGAGAAATGGGTTCCGGATTCAGATGTCATCACACAGGCACTCGAGGAGAAGTTCCCCGAACCTCCGCTGACAACTCCTCCCGAGAAGGCTTCCGTGTAGGTTTTACCTGTCGCGATCATTGATGTGCAGTTTTATATTATGTCTGCCTATGAAGAATCTAATTGCTAATTATTGGCGTTTTAATGTACAATTGTATCTCATTATGTTTCATATTCTTGTAGTGGATCAAAGATCTTTCCAAAGTTTGTTGCTTTTCTGAAAAGCAAAGACCCGAGTGATGGAACAGAGCAGGAATTACTTGATGAGCTGACAGCTTTCAATGATTACCTTAAAGAAAATGTAAGTGATTGAATTTATCTGTATATGTGCGCGATGCTTGTGTTTATATTATGCCGTTAATGAATTTTAGGGTGAGAAGAGCATACCCTGCATTTTGAACAATCAAGTTCTTTTGGTTTTCTATgttcttaggggtcgtttggtacaagGGATAAGGATAATAATCCCGGGATAGAATTTGGGATTGTATATATTCCACGTTTGTTATAGGTATTAGCTAATCTCGGGATAAATTTTCCACTAAAATGGTGGGGTTAGCTATCCCATATAAAAGGTGGGATAGCTAATCCCATGGGATATTTTGGTTTACCCCACCATCGTACCAAACGACTCCTTAGGCTACCAGAGTTAGTGACAGGCCTGAATTTGAGAATACGAGAGGTGGTCAAGCTTTAAAAATTCATCATATGAAAGGCATAACATGATGTTTTTGCTGCTTATGGAAATGCTGGAGAGTAATTCAATTGAGGTTTTGTAAAGTATGCTCTTCTCCCAGCTGAACTGGTGCTATTTTGGTCTATCATATAATTCTCTAGTTGCCATTTTAGCTACATTTTCTACAGCTTACACTTAACTGTGCTGAAGTTGGATAGAAGTGGTTTTTCCTCTTGTTTTAGTTGCAATTTGTCAGGTTTACTTGGGTCGGGCAAATACTTAGATTGCTTTTTGCCTAGTTTGgcaaatgcaagaaaatcaataaaCCAGTATGCCCTATCAAATTGGTCTGAGACATACACGTTTCATTTTTCTTGCCcaaaacttttttttcttttaatcttcTCCAAATCGAAGTCAAGTTTGCATCAACACTGCTAGAATCTCAAAGAGTGGTATAACAGCAAGAAAGTTAAGGAGAaagatgaaagaaataagccaaaatGATGTTTTCTTCAGTTGCCCTTTCGTGTGAAAGCCAAAGATCCTTTTAATGAAAAACTATGTCCTGGCTTGTGGGAATTTTGAATTGCTGAATTACACAAATGTGCTTTGACTTATGCACATGTTTTTCAAACAGGTTACTTCTAATTGTATTCCTTCCAACTTCTAGCAACTGTTGACAAAGTCTTTCTATCTTTTTGCTTGAAGGGCCCATTTATAAATGGAAATGAGGTATCTGCCGCGGATCTGTCGCTTGGACCAAAGCTATACCATTTAGAAATAGCTTTGGGGCATTATAAGAATTGGTCTGTTCCAGATTCATTTCCCTACGTGAAGTCGTACATGAAGGTACACAAAGTTTATGCATCTCCTTTTTAGGTTATCTTCATCATCTTTTAAAGTAATTATATTGATCCTTGTTCAGTTTATGCAGCATCTAATAACAGTATCAGGCTTTAGTTGCTGAACCTGGCTTCTTATAGCAATAATTCCTTATCATAGCCTCTGATACCCAGTGAATGTAATAGGAAGTTCACACATCTTGATTTTGTTGCTACATTCTTTTGTTTGTCAGTCTcaaaagttgagattttggcCT
This DNA window, taken from Nicotiana tabacum cultivar K326 unplaced genomic scaffold, ASM71507v2 Un00245, whole genome shotgun sequence, encodes the following:
- the LOC107773610 gene encoding glutathione S-transferase DHAR3, chloroplastic, whose product is MLGSLTYTIANCHTSTHQITNTVTSFTLLNFRPRAFCSNTLTTTERGCKMSTVKITPSAATLSTSIKHFAKIQRPKFIAPRRAFTIISMAPLEICVKQSLTTPNKLGDCPFTQRVLLTLEEKNLPYDMKYVDLRNKPEWFLKISPEGKVPLIKLDEKWVPDSDVITQALEEKFPEPPLTTPPEKASVGSKIFPKFVAFLKSKDPSDGTEQELLDELTAFNDYLKENGPFINGNEVSAADLSLGPKLYHLEIALGHYKNWSVPDSFPYVKSYMKSIFSRESFINTRALKEDVIEGWRPKVMG